A region of Paraburkholderia sp. BL23I1N1 DNA encodes the following proteins:
- the prpR gene encoding propionate catabolism operon regulatory protein PrpR, translating into MSTPPFDPAQRPRIWAVSISRLRDLFFDIAGEYVERADLRIVSHGFEDAVHEIDTVGAGRPDVVIAGGSNGAYLKTRVSVPVVLIGPTGFDVMHALARARRDGAKVALVTHGDTPDEVRRFIAAYDIDVTFASYQSAQDAESVVLDLRDRGIGAVVGPGLIADLAANAGMGAVFLYSRASVRAAFDTALEVAQATRRETVRRQRLDNLLQHLRDGVVALDAQGRVEAMNQRLADVLGIDAARAVGRALLDLAPDLAGSLPDSDGDAFCTVRGASYVVHRGPLASSSSAPGTVLTFQESRAVERLDRTLRSRQRVQQFSARYRLGDIVGVSASIERVRTLVQRYARSDATVLILGESGTGKEMVAQSMHQLSARRDFAFVAINCGAFPEALLESELFGYEEGAFTGARKGGKAGLIEVAHRGTLFLDEIAEMPLSLQSRLLRVLQEREVVRLGSTEPTRVDIRVVAATHRALTEGIEAGSFRADLYYRLNILSIALPPLRERPTDLLPLAVELLLQAASREPRLAARLPDADAAARILSGLSEPLKRYTWPGNVRELQNVIERIAVELADADTDTGSNGATETVFTLEVLRTVAPEIFEQPQARSRKGALTLRERSRHVEADEIRAALAACGGDRDAVCEALGISKTTLWRKLNAAQ; encoded by the coding sequence GTGAGCACGCCTCCCTTCGACCCCGCGCAGCGCCCACGCATCTGGGCCGTCAGCATCAGCCGCCTGCGCGATCTGTTCTTCGACATTGCCGGTGAGTACGTCGAACGCGCCGATCTGCGCATCGTCTCGCATGGCTTCGAAGACGCCGTGCATGAGATCGACACGGTCGGCGCCGGGCGTCCGGATGTCGTGATTGCCGGCGGCTCAAACGGTGCGTATCTGAAAACACGCGTCAGCGTACCGGTCGTGCTGATCGGCCCGACTGGTTTCGACGTCATGCACGCGCTCGCGCGAGCGCGGCGCGACGGCGCGAAGGTCGCACTCGTCACGCACGGCGACACGCCGGACGAAGTGCGGCGCTTCATCGCCGCGTACGACATCGATGTGACATTTGCGTCGTATCAATCGGCGCAGGATGCGGAGAGTGTCGTTCTCGATCTGCGCGATCGCGGCATCGGCGCCGTGGTCGGCCCGGGGCTCATCGCCGATCTCGCGGCGAACGCCGGCATGGGCGCGGTGTTTCTGTACTCACGCGCATCGGTACGCGCCGCGTTCGACACCGCACTCGAAGTCGCGCAGGCCACTCGCCGCGAGACAGTTCGCCGTCAGCGGCTCGACAATCTGCTGCAGCATCTGCGCGACGGCGTGGTGGCGCTCGACGCGCAAGGGCGCGTCGAAGCGATGAATCAGCGGCTTGCCGACGTGCTGGGCATCGACGCGGCGCGGGCAGTGGGCCGCGCATTGCTCGACCTCGCGCCCGATCTCGCAGGCAGCTTGCCGGACTCGGACGGCGACGCCTTCTGCACGGTGCGGGGCGCGAGCTATGTCGTGCATCGCGGGCCGCTGGCGAGCAGCAGCTCCGCACCAGGCACCGTGCTGACGTTTCAGGAATCGCGTGCGGTCGAACGGCTCGACCGCACGTTACGCTCGCGGCAGCGCGTGCAGCAGTTCAGCGCGCGTTACCGGCTCGGCGATATCGTCGGCGTATCCGCTTCGATCGAACGGGTCCGCACGCTCGTGCAGCGCTACGCCAGATCGGACGCCACCGTGCTGATTCTCGGCGAAAGCGGCACCGGCAAGGAGATGGTCGCGCAGAGCATGCATCAGTTGAGCGCGCGGCGCGACTTCGCTTTCGTCGCCATCAATTGCGGCGCGTTTCCCGAGGCATTGCTTGAGAGCGAGTTGTTCGGTTATGAGGAAGGCGCGTTCACCGGCGCGCGCAAAGGCGGCAAGGCGGGGCTGATCGAAGTGGCGCACCGCGGCACCCTGTTTCTCGACGAAATCGCCGAGATGCCGCTGTCGTTGCAGAGTCGTCTGTTGCGCGTGCTGCAGGAGCGCGAAGTCGTGCGGCTCGGCTCGACGGAGCCGACGCGCGTGGATATCCGGGTCGTTGCGGCCACGCATCGTGCGTTGACCGAAGGGATCGAGGCAGGCAGTTTTCGCGCGGATCTGTACTACCGGCTCAACATTCTGAGCATCGCGTTGCCGCCGCTGCGCGAACGGCCCACCGATCTGCTGCCGCTCGCGGTCGAACTGCTGTTGCAGGCCGCGTCGCGGGAGCCGAGACTGGCGGCCCGGCTACCCGATGCGGATGCCGCGGCACGCATCCTTAGCGGTCTCAGTGAGCCGTTGAAGCGTTACACGTGGCCGGGCAACGTGCGTGAATTGCAGAACGTGATCGAGCGGATTGCGGTTGAGCTTGCCGATGCAGACACCGACACAGGCTCAAACGGCGCAACAGAAACCGTCTTTACTCTTGAGGTACTCCGTACCGTCGCGCCTGAAATCTTCGAGCAGCCTCAAGCACGCTCAAGGAAAGGAGCGCTAACGCTACGCGAGCGCAGCCGTCACGTGGAAGCCGACGAAATCCGCGCCGCGCTCGCCGCATGCGGCGGCGATCGCGATGCGGTTTGCGAGGCGCTCGGCATCAGCAAGACGACGTTATGGCGGAAGCTGAACGCGGCGCAGTAG
- a CDS encoding AraC family transcriptional regulator, with protein sequence MKQSISLNAARAFIEAHFDEPVTLAQLAALSALSVSRFATVFRQQYGSSPYRYLCGLRIQRAQTLLLEGVPGSVVATEVGFFDQSHFGRHFKRCCGMTPSMFIARAGANAAKHAVKSAVKHGGATQATAPRSASAITSSC encoded by the coding sequence ATGAAACAGTCCATCAGCCTCAATGCCGCCCGGGCGTTTATCGAAGCCCATTTCGACGAGCCGGTGACGCTCGCGCAACTCGCCGCGCTGTCCGCGCTCAGCGTGTCGCGCTTCGCGACGGTGTTTCGTCAGCAGTACGGTTCATCGCCTTATCGCTATCTGTGCGGGCTGCGGATTCAGCGGGCGCAGACCTTGTTGCTCGAAGGCGTGCCGGGATCGGTGGTGGCCACGGAGGTGGGCTTTTTCGATCAAAGCCACTTCGGCCGGCATTTCAAACGATGCTGCGGGATGACGCCCAGCATGTTCATCGCGCGCGCCGGAGCGAATGCGGCGAAGCATGCTGTGAAGAGTGCTGTGAAGCATGGCGGCGCGACTCAGGCTACTGCGCCGCGTTCAGCTTCCGCCATAACGTCGTCTTGCTGA
- a CDS encoding FAD-binding oxidoreductase: MSATTTNEADVIVIGGGIMGTTTTFFLRQRKRSVILLERGLTGQQASGVNFGGVRRQGRALPQLAMANRALRTWQRSAELLGEDVEFLASGHTRVCYHQKDVDNFDQYAIDARAYGLDLTVLHGEALFERYPFLGREVLAASISPLDGQANPRLAAPAFGRAAARLGAQVIENTEIVRVEKDGARFRVESASGAVYWAAQLVICAGAWASRLTEQFGEPVPLVVSGPQMSVTEPVPYVFKSSMGVFTSIKEESIYFRQIPRGNIIVGGGPGGPADAVTCRASVLPRNTVRQVAQLRRLVPAMAPLHVIRVWSGVESYLPDNEPVIGPSSKVDGLYYAFGFCGSGFQIGPGVGETLAELVATGSTEIPLNVFSVSRFAKQAAPRPTIATS; encoded by the coding sequence ATGAGCGCGACGACCACGAACGAAGCCGATGTCATCGTGATCGGCGGCGGCATCATGGGCACGACGACCACCTTTTTTTTGCGTCAGCGTAAGCGTTCGGTGATTCTGCTCGAACGTGGGCTCACGGGGCAACAGGCGAGCGGCGTGAACTTCGGCGGCGTTCGCCGGCAGGGTCGCGCATTGCCGCAACTGGCAATGGCCAACCGCGCGCTGCGCACATGGCAACGCTCGGCGGAACTGCTTGGCGAGGACGTCGAGTTTCTGGCCTCGGGTCACACGCGCGTGTGCTACCACCAGAAGGACGTGGACAATTTCGATCAATATGCGATCGACGCCCGCGCGTACGGACTCGACCTCACCGTGCTGCACGGTGAGGCCCTGTTCGAACGCTATCCGTTTCTCGGTCGCGAGGTGCTGGCGGCCTCGATTTCTCCACTCGACGGTCAAGCCAATCCGCGTCTCGCTGCGCCCGCATTTGGTCGCGCGGCTGCGCGGCTCGGCGCTCAGGTGATCGAGAACACCGAGATCGTGCGGGTCGAAAAAGACGGCGCGCGGTTTCGCGTGGAGAGCGCCAGCGGCGCGGTGTATTGGGCTGCGCAACTCGTGATCTGCGCTGGCGCCTGGGCGAGCCGCCTGACCGAACAGTTCGGCGAACCCGTTCCGCTGGTCGTGAGTGGGCCGCAGATGTCCGTGACCGAGCCGGTGCCGTATGTGTTCAAGTCGTCGATGGGCGTGTTCACGTCGATCAAGGAAGAGAGCATCTATTTCCGCCAGATTCCGCGCGGCAATATCATTGTCGGCGGCGGTCCCGGTGGGCCGGCGGATGCCGTGACGTGCCGCGCGTCGGTCCTGCCTCGCAACACCGTGCGGCAAGTCGCGCAGTTGCGGCGGCTCGTGCCCGCCATGGCGCCGCTGCACGTGATTCGCGTGTGGAGCGGCGTGGAAAGCTATCTGCCCGACAACGAACCGGTGATCGGTCCGAGCAGCAAGGTGGACGGTCTGTACTACGCGTTCGGTTTTTGCGGCTCCGGTTTCCAGATCGGTCCGGGCGTCGGCGAGACGCTGGCCGAACTCGTTGCCACGGGAAGCACGGAGATTCCCCTCAACGTATTTTCCGTCTCCCGGTTTGCGAAGCAAGCCGCGCCTCGCCCGACCATTGCGACGTCATGA
- a CDS encoding NAD(P)/FAD-dependent oxidoreductase, protein MAPRVVIIGTGPAGVRAAKALVEAGLRPTVIDEGRRDGGQIYRRQPEGFSRSYETLYGTEAARAASLHRSFDALKGKIDYLPETLVWNISPNAVHLASGTRYQTLTFDSLIVCSGATDRLMPVKGWHQAGTYSLGGAQVALKSQGCAIGSRIVMMGSGPLLYLVAAQYVKAGAQVAAVLDTSTFMQRVAALPRLLAIPAALKKGIALTRVLAKARVPVHRGVQPLEIKGSPQEGVSGVVVALPDGKHLELTCDAVALGYHLRPETQLADLAGCRFLFDDNSHQWLPQIDDDGRSSVKGVYLAGDGARVRGADAAERSGRLAALAALSDHGMHVEGVEHLRAELARFTRFAAGLREAFPWPAKFAAALPDETIVCRCEAITAGELRRVVHATGAQEVNRAKAFSRVGMGRCQGRYCGHAGAEIIAAAASVPLSSVGRLRGQAPVKPLPVALTEEVAE, encoded by the coding sequence ATGGCCCCGCGCGTAGTGATCATCGGCACCGGCCCGGCGGGCGTGCGCGCTGCCAAGGCGCTGGTCGAAGCCGGGCTGAGGCCCACGGTTATCGACGAAGGGCGGCGTGACGGCGGCCAGATTTATCGGCGGCAACCGGAGGGTTTTTCGCGCAGCTACGAGACGCTGTACGGCACTGAGGCCGCGCGCGCCGCTTCGCTGCATCGGAGCTTCGACGCGCTGAAAGGCAAGATCGACTATCTGCCGGAGACGCTGGTCTGGAATATCTCGCCGAACGCCGTGCATCTGGCGAGCGGCACGCGCTACCAGACGCTGACGTTCGATTCGCTGATCGTCTGCAGCGGCGCGACAGACCGGCTGATGCCCGTCAAGGGCTGGCACCAGGCCGGCACCTATAGCCTCGGCGGCGCGCAGGTTGCGCTGAAATCGCAGGGCTGCGCGATCGGCTCGCGCATCGTGATGATGGGCAGCGGTCCGCTGCTGTATCTCGTGGCGGCGCAATACGTGAAGGCGGGCGCGCAGGTGGCTGCCGTGCTCGATACGTCGACGTTCATGCAGCGCGTGGCCGCATTGCCGCGTTTGCTGGCGATTCCCGCCGCGCTCAAAAAGGGGATTGCGTTGACGCGTGTGTTGGCAAAAGCGCGCGTGCCGGTTCATCGTGGCGTGCAGCCTCTGGAAATCAAAGGTTCGCCGCAAGAGGGCGTGAGCGGTGTCGTGGTTGCGTTGCCGGATGGCAAGCACCTGGAACTGACGTGTGATGCCGTCGCGCTCGGCTATCACCTGCGTCCCGAGACGCAGCTTGCGGACCTCGCGGGGTGCCGCTTCCTGTTCGACGACAACTCGCACCAATGGCTTCCTCAAATCGACGACGACGGCCGTAGCAGCGTCAAGGGCGTCTATCTGGCGGGCGATGGCGCAAGAGTGCGTGGCGCGGATGCAGCCGAACGTTCGGGCCGCCTCGCGGCACTGGCGGCGTTGAGCGATCACGGCATGCACGTTGAAGGCGTGGAGCATTTGCGCGCCGAACTCGCGCGGTTCACACGCTTTGCCGCGGGCTTGCGCGAAGCCTTTCCGTGGCCGGCGAAATTCGCTGCTGCGTTGCCGGATGAAACGATCGTCTGCCGCTGTGAGGCGATTACGGCCGGCGAGTTACGCCGTGTCGTGCACGCGACCGGCGCCCAGGAAGTCAATCGCGCGAAGGCCTTTTCGCGCGTCGGCATGGGACGCTGCCAAGGGCGTTACTGCGGCCACGCTGGCGCGGAAATCATCGCGGCAGCGGCTTCGGTGCCGTTGTCTTCGGTGGGACGGCTGCGCGGCCAGGCGCCAGTCAAACCGCTGCCTGTCGCGCTGACCGAGGAGGTGGCCGAATGA
- a CDS encoding (2Fe-2S)-binding protein, whose amino-acid sequence MNGRFVRVAETGRKTFPITVDGVVREAAEGDTLMVALLTGVSTLRDSEFCDGRRAGFCLMGACQDCWVWTAQGERMRACSTPAAPGMSIVTKLAEAGEGVWPRA is encoded by the coding sequence ATGAACGGACGATTTGTGCGCGTAGCGGAAACGGGCCGCAAGACCTTTCCGATTACCGTGGACGGCGTTGTGCGCGAGGCCGCCGAGGGCGACACGCTCATGGTCGCGTTGCTGACCGGCGTGAGTACCCTGCGCGATTCCGAATTCTGCGACGGCCGCCGCGCCGGTTTCTGTTTGATGGGCGCGTGCCAGGACTGCTGGGTCTGGACGGCGCAAGGCGAACGCATGCGGGCATGCAGTACGCCTGCGGCGCCTGGCATGTCGATCGTCACGAAGCTGGCGGAAGCCGGGGAGGGTGTATGGCCCCGCGCGTAG
- a CDS encoding ABC transporter ATP-binding protein, protein MADRAERDMIEVKGLRIVAGAAPGPVTEIVKGVDFSVKKGEVLALIGESGSGKTTIALSLLGYARAGCSISSGSIRIGELDVLSLDAQGRRALRARTVAYVAQSASAGFNPARTIMDQVTEPALLHRLMTKDAARVKAIGLFRALALPEPETIGDRYPHQVSGGQLQRLMAAMALITDPAVVVFDEPTTALDVTTQIEVLAAFKKVVRELGTTAVYVSHDLAVVAQMADRIVVLNGGAVKENGAVAQVLDAPVDAYTQQLLAATRRPEMDLATPQQLGKHIPPLLEIRGLAAGYGRIDRFGAPAVRVLDDVSLSIPRGSTLGVIGESGSGKTTLARVVAGLVDRARGEVLFDGKPLPAQLSRRTPEQYRQIQIVFQNADTALNPSHSIADILGRPLAFYHHLSGSAAKKRMLELLDLVKLPASIATRTPAGLSGGQKQRVNLARALAANPALILCDEVTSALDTVVGAAILDLLAELRRELGVSYMFISHDISTVRAICDEVIVLYAGHRVEAGQCDVLAAPPYHPYTELLVDSVPALKPGWLDARREVGCAALPPMGESADIPELCSFRARCPVRIDGTCNMTPPSLKKLPSGAEILCHHPATELNRLQTVETTTA, encoded by the coding sequence ATGGCTGATCGCGCTGAGCGGGACATGATCGAAGTGAAGGGCCTGCGGATCGTCGCCGGGGCGGCGCCGGGGCCGGTGACGGAGATCGTCAAGGGTGTCGATTTTTCGGTGAAGAAGGGCGAGGTGCTGGCGCTGATCGGCGAGTCCGGGTCGGGCAAGACGACCATCGCGCTGTCTCTGCTGGGCTATGCACGCGCGGGTTGTTCGATCAGCAGCGGTTCGATTCGGATCGGCGAACTGGATGTGCTCTCGCTCGATGCCCAGGGCCGTCGCGCATTGCGGGCGCGGACCGTGGCGTATGTCGCGCAGAGTGCGTCGGCGGGCTTCAATCCGGCGCGCACGATCATGGATCAGGTGACCGAGCCTGCGTTGCTGCATCGTCTGATGACGAAAGATGCGGCACGTGTGAAAGCGATCGGCCTGTTCCGCGCGCTGGCGCTGCCCGAGCCGGAGACGATCGGCGATCGCTATCCGCATCAGGTGTCCGGTGGGCAGTTGCAGCGGTTGATGGCCGCGATGGCGTTGATCACCGATCCGGCGGTGGTGGTGTTCGACGAGCCGACCACCGCGCTCGATGTCACCACGCAGATCGAAGTGCTCGCGGCCTTCAAGAAAGTGGTCCGCGAACTCGGCACGACCGCCGTGTACGTGTCGCACGATCTGGCGGTGGTCGCGCAGATGGCGGACCGCATCGTCGTGCTGAATGGCGGCGCGGTGAAGGAGAACGGCGCGGTCGCGCAAGTGCTCGATGCGCCCGTGGATGCCTACACGCAGCAATTGCTCGCCGCCACGCGCCGTCCGGAAATGGATCTGGCGACGCCGCAGCAGCTCGGCAAGCACATTCCGCCGCTGCTCGAAATTCGTGGGCTGGCGGCGGGATACGGACGGATCGACCGCTTCGGCGCGCCCGCCGTGCGCGTGCTGGACGACGTCAGCCTGTCAATCCCACGCGGCAGCACGCTCGGCGTGATCGGCGAATCCGGCTCCGGCAAGACCACGCTTGCGCGGGTGGTGGCGGGCCTCGTCGACCGCGCGCGCGGTGAAGTGCTGTTCGACGGCAAGCCCTTGCCCGCGCAACTGTCGCGCCGTACGCCGGAGCAGTACCGGCAGATCCAGATCGTGTTCCAGAACGCCGATACCGCGCTCAACCCGAGCCATTCGATCGCCGATATTCTGGGCCGCCCGCTCGCGTTCTATCACCATCTGAGTGGGTCGGCGGCGAAAAAACGCATGTTGGAACTGCTCGATCTGGTGAAGCTGCCGGCATCGATCGCCACGCGCACGCCTGCCGGACTCTCCGGCGGCCAGAAGCAGCGCGTGAATCTGGCGCGCGCGCTCGCCGCCAATCCCGCGTTGATCCTGTGCGACGAAGTGACCTCCGCGCTCGATACGGTGGTCGGCGCGGCGATTCTCGATCTGCTGGCCGAATTGCGCCGCGAACTTGGGGTGTCGTACATGTTCATCAGTCACGACATCTCGACCGTGCGCGCGATCTGCGACGAAGTGATCGTGCTGTACGCGGGGCATCGCGTGGAAGCCGGGCAGTGCGACGTGCTCGCCGCGCCGCCGTATCACCCGTACACGGAATTGCTGGTCGACTCGGTGCCCGCTTTGAAACCCGGCTGGCTCGATGCACGCCGCGAGGTCGGTTGTGCCGCGTTGCCGCCGATGGGCGAGAGCGCCGATATCCCCGAGTTGTGTTCGTTCCGTGCGCGCTGTCCGGTGCGTATCGACGGCACGTGCAATATGACGCCGCCGTCGCTGAAGAAGCTGCCTTCGGGCGCGGAGATTCTTTGCCATCATCCGGCCACCGAATTGAATCGCTTGCAGACTGTGGAGACGACCACGGCATGA
- a CDS encoding ABC transporter permease codes for MMSQPTNPHVPHATTELYDVSPEQPLPEPVSYEAAALKTGVLKRLVHRFSVLGLIGLLLVAFWLIVAFIGPLVAPYKGGTLTSTEIFGRYSAAYPLGTDYLGRDMLSRILYGARYTVGLALAAAVLASVIGTFFGLLAAVSGRWVDEILSRLFDALISIPSKVLALVVIAAFGSSITMLTTVAALAYIPGAFRISRSLAVNLTGLEYVQVAKARGEGILYIARVEVLPNMIHPMLADFGLRFVFIVLLLSGLSFLGLGVQPPNADWGSLVRENIGGLSEGAPAVLMPAVAIATLTIGMNLLIDNLRRRGRSHGGA; via the coding sequence ATGATGAGCCAACCTACCAATCCCCACGTGCCGCACGCGACGACCGAGCTGTACGACGTGAGTCCCGAGCAGCCCCTTCCGGAGCCCGTTTCGTACGAGGCGGCGGCGCTGAAAACGGGCGTGCTCAAGCGTCTTGTGCATCGTTTTTCGGTACTCGGTCTGATCGGCCTCTTGCTGGTGGCGTTCTGGCTGATCGTCGCGTTCATCGGGCCGCTCGTCGCACCGTATAAAGGCGGCACGCTGACGTCGACGGAGATTTTCGGCCGCTATAGCGCGGCGTATCCGCTCGGAACCGACTATCTCGGCCGCGATATGTTGAGCCGGATTCTTTACGGCGCACGCTATACGGTGGGTCTTGCGCTCGCGGCCGCGGTGCTGGCCAGCGTGATCGGCACGTTCTTCGGTTTGCTCGCCGCGGTGTCAGGGCGCTGGGTCGATGAAATCCTCAGCCGTCTGTTCGACGCGCTGATCTCGATCCCGAGCAAGGTGCTCGCGCTGGTGGTGATCGCCGCGTTCGGATCGTCGATCACGATGCTGACGACTGTCGCCGCTTTGGCCTATATCCCCGGCGCATTCCGCATTTCACGCTCGCTCGCGGTGAACCTGACGGGCCTCGAATATGTACAGGTCGCCAAAGCGCGCGGCGAGGGCATCTTGTATATCGCACGGGTCGAAGTGCTGCCGAACATGATTCATCCGATGCTCGCCGATTTCGGTTTGCGCTTCGTGTTCATCGTGCTGTTGCTGAGCGGCTTGAGTTTTCTCGGGCTCGGCGTGCAGCCGCCGAATGCGGATTGGGGATCGCTCGTGCGCGAGAACATCGGCGGTTTGTCCGAGGGGGCGCCCGCTGTTTTGATGCCGGCCGTTGCGATTGCGACGCTGACCATCGGTATGAATCTGTTGATCGACAACCTGCGGCGTCGCGGCCGCAGCCATGGAGGTGCGTGA
- a CDS encoding ABC transporter permease: protein MKAHAQRLIAARLGLALLTLLLVSAVVFAITGLLPGDAAQQALGQAATPEAVAALRHQFGLDQPALQRYFEWLVHIVSGNFGTSLSNNLPVSGLIATRLPNSLVLAGLTALVSVPVALLIGISSAMFRGSLLDRTLNVLTLSTVAVPEFLIATIAVLIFAVKLRWLPALSYLSEVHSFGALLRIYAMPVMTLCCVIVAQMARMTRAAVLDQLNSSYVEMAVLKGASPARVVLWHVLPNTIGPIANAVALSLSYLFGGVVIVESIFNYPGLASLMVDAVTNRDMPLVQGCVMVFCAAYLALVLIADLCQIVSNPRLRR, encoded by the coding sequence ATGAAAGCACACGCGCAACGACTCATCGCCGCGCGCCTTGGCCTCGCGCTGCTGACGCTGCTGCTGGTCTCGGCAGTCGTGTTCGCCATCACCGGGCTGCTGCCTGGCGATGCCGCCCAGCAGGCGCTCGGCCAGGCGGCGACCCCGGAAGCCGTCGCGGCATTGCGGCATCAGTTCGGTCTCGACCAGCCGGCGCTGCAACGCTACTTCGAGTGGCTCGTTCATATTGTCAGCGGCAACTTCGGCACCTCGCTGTCGAACAATCTGCCGGTCAGCGGATTGATCGCTACGCGTCTGCCGAATTCGCTGGTGCTGGCCGGTCTGACGGCACTGGTCTCGGTGCCGGTGGCCTTGCTGATCGGTATTTCCTCGGCAATGTTCCGCGGTTCACTGCTCGACCGCACGCTCAACGTGCTCACGCTCTCGACGGTGGCCGTGCCGGAGTTTCTGATCGCCACGATTGCCGTGCTGATCTTCGCCGTCAAGCTGCGCTGGCTGCCGGCGCTGTCGTATCTCTCGGAAGTGCATTCATTCGGCGCGCTGCTGCGCATCTACGCGATGCCGGTGATGACGCTGTGCTGCGTGATCGTCGCGCAGATGGCGCGCATGACGCGGGCCGCGGTGCTCGATCAGTTGAATTCCTCGTACGTCGAAATGGCGGTGCTCAAGGGCGCCTCGCCCGCACGCGTCGTTCTGTGGCACGTGTTGCCCAACACCATCGGGCCGATTGCCAATGCGGTGGCGTTGAGCCTGTCGTATCTGTTCGGCGGCGTGGTGATTGTCGAATCGATCTTCAACTATCCCGGCCTCGCGAGCCTGATGGTGGATGCCGTCACCAACCGCGACATGCCGCTCGTACAGGGCTGCGTAATGGTGTTCTGTGCGGCGTATCTTGCACTCGTGCTGATCGCCGACCTGTGTCAAATCGTATCCAACCCGAGGCTGCGTCGATGA
- a CDS encoding ABC transporter substrate-binding protein — MNKETSQHDALQLGTELERLTSKGTSRRGVLRAMAAAGMMSVTGAGLQTASGAAFAQAKPKQGGKIRVATQSASAADTLDPAKGALGTDYVRGFMFYNCLTELDSHLGAKMALATSLDTKDATVWVVKLRNGVQFHDGKALAPADVVYSIMRHKDPATASKAKTLADQIKEVKATGPNEVTITLEGPNADLPVILATSHFQIIKDGTKDFKTAVGTGPFKLKEFSPGVRTVGVKNEKYWKPGMPYLDEVELIGIGDESARVNALLSGDVQLINSVSPRSTAQIKSAGGFAVLETKTGEYTDLIVRDEGGITANDDFRRGMMYLQDREQMRRAIFQGYGAIGNDQPIDPTNKYYLAGLPQRTFDPDKAKFHFQKAKVGSAPIQIFASPAAEGSVEMAMFLQQVAPQAGLNLQVSRVPSDGYWSNHWMKHPLGFGNINARPSADVIFTQFFKSDAPWNEANWKSAKFDQMLVAARGEPDDAKRKKIYGDMQVLVHETGGVGIPLFQSSLDAYTAKLKGLGSIPLAGLMGFMFAENVWLEA; from the coding sequence ATGAATAAGGAAACCTCACAACATGACGCTCTTCAACTCGGCACCGAGTTGGAGCGATTGACGTCAAAAGGCACGTCGCGACGCGGCGTGCTGCGCGCGATGGCTGCGGCCGGGATGATGTCGGTGACGGGCGCGGGCCTTCAGACCGCGAGCGGCGCGGCATTTGCGCAAGCGAAGCCGAAGCAGGGCGGCAAGATCCGCGTGGCAACGCAGTCCGCTTCCGCCGCCGACACGCTCGATCCGGCCAAGGGCGCGCTCGGCACGGACTATGTGCGCGGCTTCATGTTCTACAACTGCCTGACCGAACTCGATTCGCATCTCGGCGCGAAGATGGCGCTCGCCACCTCGCTGGATACGAAGGATGCAACGGTGTGGGTCGTGAAACTGCGCAACGGTGTGCAGTTCCACGACGGCAAGGCGCTCGCCCCGGCGGACGTCGTGTACTCGATCATGCGCCACAAGGACCCGGCGACGGCATCGAAAGCGAAGACGCTGGCCGATCAGATCAAGGAAGTGAAGGCGACGGGCCCGAACGAAGTGACGATCACGCTGGAAGGGCCGAACGCCGACCTGCCGGTGATTCTCGCTACCTCGCATTTCCAGATCATTAAAGACGGCACCAAGGATTTCAAAACGGCGGTCGGCACCGGCCCGTTCAAGCTCAAGGAATTCTCGCCGGGCGTGCGCACGGTCGGCGTGAAGAACGAGAAGTACTGGAAGCCGGGCATGCCGTATCTCGACGAAGTCGAACTGATCGGTATTGGCGACGAATCGGCACGCGTGAATGCGCTGCTTTCGGGCGACGTGCAACTGATCAACTCGGTGAGCCCGCGTTCGACCGCCCAGATCAAGAGCGCCGGTGGTTTTGCGGTGCTGGAGACGAAGACGGGCGAATACACCGACCTGATCGTTCGCGACGAAGGCGGTATTACCGCCAACGACGATTTTCGGCGAGGCATGATGTACCTGCAGGATCGTGAGCAGATGCGCCGGGCGATCTTCCAGGGTTACGGCGCGATCGGCAACGACCAGCCTATCGATCCGACCAACAAGTACTACCTGGCCGGTTTGCCGCAGCGCACCTTCGATCCGGACAAGGCCAAGTTCCATTTCCAGAAGGCCAAAGTAGGCAGCGCGCCGATCCAGATTTTCGCGTCGCCGGCGGCGGAAGGGTCGGTTGAAATGGCGATGTTCCTGCAGCAGGTGGCGCCGCAAGCCGGTCTGAATCTGCAGGTGTCGCGCGTGCCGTCCGACGGCTACTGGTCGAACCACTGGATGAAGCATCCGCTGGGTTTCGGCAATATCAACGCGCGTCCGAGCGCCGACGTGATCTTCACGCAGTTCTTCAAGTCGGACGCACCGTGGAACGAAGCGAACTGGAAGAGCGCGAAGTTCGACCAGATGCTGGTCGCGGCACGCGGCGAACCGGACGATGCGAAGCGCAAGAAGATTTACGGCGACATGCAGGTGCTGGTGCATGAAACCGGCGGCGTCGGTATTCCGCTGTTCCAGAGCTCGCTCGATGCCTACACGGCGAAGCTCAAGGGTCTCGGCTCGATTCCGCTGGCCGGCCTGATGGGTTTCATGTTCGCGGAAAACGTCTGGCTGGAAGCGTGA